From Cervus elaphus chromosome 10, mCerEla1.1, whole genome shotgun sequence:
CTTTTGCTTTAATAAAATTTCCATTCTTATATGTCTGTAAACAGCTTGGGGGATGCACATGAAAATGCATGCATGAAATAGAATTCACGGCGGGAGTGGGGGTGTCATCTGCCTAGTTCTTGCCTTGCCCTCCACGGGGCATGCTGCTGTTGAGAAGGCTGTCAGCCATCTAGTCCCTGTCATGAAGTTCATTCTGGGTGTCAGCCTTCCTGTGGCTCGCCAGCAGGGACACGGGCACATGGGAGTTATGAGACATCTGAGTGCATTTGGAATTTGTGAGATGCCGGATGGCTCTGTCTGAGCACACGGGCTTTGAGTCGGCCCCACCTCTGCACAGACTCATCCCCAGGTGCACACTGCCTTCAGGGGCTGGTTCCCCAGCTGGGCAGAGCTCACTCACACTAGGCTCCTAGGCCTTGCTTAGCtgacacctcctccaggaagccccccacccccccacccccccacagccGGGTTCCTTCTGGGTTCTCATGCTGCGGGCTGGCAAAGAGTCTGGCAAAGAGGAGTGCTGATCAACGTCTCCGCCCAGCCTCCACACGCCCCCGCCCGAGGGAGAGGGCAGTAGTGCCACCATCAGAGAGAACCAGAGCCCGACAGTGATCAAAGCAGTAAAAACAAACTGGACTCAAGACCTAAGGCGATAGGAGAGAAGAGGTCTCAGAATAGAAGTGGACTCAATCCCGAACACCACAAGGACAAGCTGAGATTCACAGCCAAGGTGCAAGGTAGGAGGAAGCTGctggatggaaaattactaagaggaaagaaacatcaggggtggggtggggggagttctGGTTCAACAGACCTgacaggattcttgctgaaggcaggccAGGGTGTTCAGACATTACCTGGGGAATGGTGGGTGTGAGGACTCTGATCAGATGTGACAGTGATCTGATATCCAGGGCGAGGGTTCCAGCGAAACTGACTTGACAGGATTTCTGCTAAAACTGGGCAATGCAGAGACAGACATGGGAGCCCCAAGGTGGATGAGGCTCAGACTAAAAGTTTGGTGGAGGAGGGAGTCTTTTGCACACCTGGCTTGTGCCACCTTTGTCTGCACTCCACACTCCACCCCTGCCTGTTCCTCTCTGCCTGGACTTGAACCTCTGCCCCTGATTGGCAGACTTTTGTCATCTCTGTCTGCACCCAGGCTGGGGGGGAGCTGTTTGCTCTTCctttctgccctctgccctgtccCCAAGCCCAGCATAACCACGCTTGCCCTGCACTGCTGGGTGAGGGGCTAGAATGGAGTTGACGCCCAGGTGGGTGCAGGCATCTGACagaaggggctggggcagggaggtgcTCCCTCTGGAAGGACGATGGGCAGAGTCCATCACATTACTGTCACAATCGCAGAACCAAGAGATGTTCCCAAAGTGACCAGGTGCTCCCCACATCAGCCATTCCCATTTCCATAGCTTAATTCCCATTTTGTGCCAGAGACTGAATGTTTATGTCTGCCCCTTACTCTCCACTCAAGTTCACATGTTGAAGCCTAACCCCTGATGTAATATATGCCATCACTTTGGAGGAGGGGGACtgtgggaggtgattaggtcatgagggtggagtcccCACGAAGGctattagtgcccttataaacaGACCTCCAGAGAGacccctcatccttcccccaaCATGAGGACTCAGCAAGGGGGCCCCAgttctgaaccaggaagaaggttctcaccagacactgaatctgccaacaccttgatcttggacttcccaacctccagaactgtgagaaataaatgtttcagcccctctgtctatggTGACTTTGTTAGAGCAGCCCAAAGGGATTAAGATATTTTGTCACCTTGAAGCCCTGCCACTTTCCACCTGGGTCACCTCAAGAGCTTTCAGACAGCACCCAGCCACCCACCTGGACCCCTGccattcccacccccaccatccatCTTAACAAGTATGACCCATCTCTGCCTGATGCCTTTGTGGGCTGCCAGCTGCCATggggccctgccccctccctcaacCTGCCCCAAgtccccccacccttccccccagCTGACAGGTCTTGCTCAGGCCaggtctcccctgcccccactgcaTCCCAGTCTCTGGCCATCTTTCGGGCTGGGCTGAGATGCCACCTGTCCCCTGAAGGCATGGGGACCTCCTCACCACGTCCCCATATGACTCTCACAGTCAGGACTCCAGGACTTGCCGTCTTCTGGGCCGGGAGGCCCTGCACCCCTCATTGCTGTGTTCCCCCTCCCCAGACCTGCAGGTGCAGGAGTTGTTCACGCTGAGGCCAGCCCTTCCCCCTGCTGCTTCCCCTCTGCCCAGCCCACCTCCGCCAGCCTCCcacccttttaaaaatgtttatttggcttcactgggtcttaaaTGCGGCACCCGGGATATTTGAACTttgttgcagcttgtgggatctagttccctgatcagggatggaacctgggccccttgcgtggggagcatggagtcttagccgctggattACCGAGGAAGTCTCTCCATCAGCCCCCTTTCAGCACCCCCAAAAGAAAGACCTCCAGCTCAAGGTTAGTGCTGGCTGGGCAAAGGGGCAACGTCCAGTTTgggtctctctttttctcattcttgCTGCTTCCTGCTGTCTCGGGCTGCACAGGCCCTGGCAGGTCCTGTCcgcctctttctcctccctctttctgGCTCACAAGCAGCAGGCTGGAGGGCAGACCAGCCCCGGTGCAGGCCCACTCACCCTCCTTTTCTCCCCAGATGGCCTCGTGTTGGCAGAGGTCTCGAGTGGGACTGGGCCCCCTTCCTCCGATGGTCCTTGTGTTTCTGGCTCATCAGCCGCCCCTCGCAGAGCCAGGTGGCTGGCAGCACTGGGTACATCTAGATTTTCTCATGTCCCCAAACAGCATCCACCTCCTTGTCCATCTCCAGTCATCCACAGCATGGAATACTAACGCCTTGTTTCCATTTATAACCCTGATCCCGGGGCTCTCTGTCACTGCCTGGTAGGAGTGTAACACTGAGTTCTGAGAGCCCCCAGTGTAaattcagggcttccccagtggctcagatggtaaagaaagtgaaagtaaaagtcgctcagttgtgtctgactctttgtgagcccctggtatagtccatggaattctccaggcaagaatactggagtgggtcccctgtcgcttctccaggagatcttcccaacccaggaatcaaaccggggtctcttgcactgcaggtgggttctttaccaactgagctatcggggaagccctagatggtcaagaatctgtctacaatgcaggagacatggctttgatccctgagtcaggaagatctcctggagaagaaaatggctacccactccagtattcttgcctggagaattccaaggacatgagcctggcgggctacagcccatgggatcaaaaagagttggacacaactgagcaactaacactttcaatgtAAATTCAGATGGCCCTAAAGCCGAGTCTTCCTGTGGCTGGGGCTGGCGCCTTAGCTGAGTCTAGACTTACCACTTTGGTCACCAGATTCTCCTGGCAACATAGTGACTCCCACAGGCCTTCTGGATTTTTCCGTTGCTGGTCTCACCCCTGCTAGCTTCCCTCCCCCATCAGCTTTCGCACCTCGTCCTACAGCCCTTCTGCCCCCAGAAGGTTCTCACACGCTTCAACATGATCCTTAGGGCTTGGTGAGCCATGGGGCCCCCatctcccccactccccaccaacCGGAGGGAGCACAGGGTCCTATATTCATCCATGCACCATGTGTACGGGCCGAGCGTGGGCATATACCCAGATCAAAAACTCCTGCTGAGAATGAGGGAAAAGCAGGGGTCGGGCTGCTGGCCTCAGAGGGCGTGAAGGACGCTGTTGAGAACCCACAGGAAGAGGTGGCCAGAGAGGTCAGTGGCCAGGACTGGTGAGTCCATGGAGCCCAAGCACAGGGCCACAGGATGTTTCGAGGAATATCACTGCAAGATGGAGGAaacgggggaggggaggaggcgcgTCAAGGCTGGAAGCTGGGTCTCTGGCTCCCCAGCACCCCGTGAAGACAGGCCCGCCTGGCAGGGGTCCTGCCCCCAGGGTCTGTGCCCACAGGCACCTTCGGGCAGCCAGCTGTGACCCCTGGCAGCTCGGGACTTAGGTGCTTGGAAGAGTCAAGGCCAGGTGACTTCAGATCATACGAGGCCCAAGCGTGGTCCATTCGGGACAGCCCTGCGTAGGTACAAAGGTGACGCCAGGCtgcagggcggggtggggaggggtcacCTGCAGAGGCTCAGCCAGGCTGAGGCTGTTGGCGAAGGCCATACATCCAATCCAGGTCCAGGGGAGCGTAGGAGCGGAGTCAGGTGGGATCACAAAAGTGGGGAATTGTATTTGATTCCAAAACAAACACAGGCACTAAGGAGCCTGTCCAGGGGCTGAGGTTTTACTCTTACAGAAGAGTGGGCGGACGCCTGAGCACGCCTGGCTCCCGCAGTCTCCACAGGCGTGAGGCAGAGGGCGAGTGGGAGCCGGTGGGCTCCGTGACCTCCGCGTGGACCGTCACTCACTGTCCCGCACGGGACCAGCTTTGAGGACTCAGCCCATCGCAGGGcaggaggaagcagaggctctgggggtggggcgtGGGGAGGAGACCCTCAGGGAGGGGAGGAAACTGCAGGGCCTAGGGCAGCAGCCTCTGCTTGGCCTCAGGAGGCTGGTGGTCAGCTGAGGGAGGAGACTCGGGTAGGGACTGGGCAGGGGGCGCCCAGTGGGCAGAGTTGGTGGACTCAATGGCTGGGAACATTTGCAGAGACCAGGGGAAGAAATCGGGTCTTAGGGGCGGGGTCAGGTGGGAACACGCCAAGAGGACATCTGAGCAGATGCCAGGGGGCCGTGGGGTCCCTGCCCAACAAGGTGGAGGGTTGGAAGACAGGGATGAGCTGTCAGTTCTGTTTCACCTGCCCCTCTCCCCGATTTGGGCTTCCCGGTCCGTTAAGAATCCCCGtcagttaaaaatctgcctgcaatgcagtagacccaggttggatccccgggttgggaagatcccctggtggaggaaatggcaacccactccagaattcttgcctggcaaatcccatggacacagcccCCTGGCGgcctataatccatggggtcagacatgacttagcaactaaatcactaCCACCTCCTCCCCCATTTGTTTCCTATCTGGTTCTGGGGCCTGACTCTGACTgcatcccctgccccccacatTAGCAGTGGACTTGAGCAGTGGGCAGCACtgggagggtgggaaggggagcACAGGCCTGGGGCGAGGGGAGTCgcacccctcccccacaaccCCAGTTCCCACCCTGTGACACCACCACCCGCCTCCAGCTCCCTGCGGGCCCcacagcctccctcccccacaaCCCCAGTTCCCACCCTGTGACACCACCACCCGCCTCCAGCTCCCTGCGGGCCCCAcagcctccctccccgccccaccctttCAGGTCCAGATGCCAGTCCCCGGTGCCTCCATTCCTGGTGCTCCCCTTTTCCTGGCTCTGCCGCTCTCCTGAGTTATCTCCCCTTCAGATCTTCTCAATGGGACCACCTGGGgtgaagggtggggagggggtcccGGAGGCCCACAGGACCAGATGGGGAGTGCCACCGACCAGTGGGCCTGCAGAAAGGTGGGGGGATGGGCATGGAGCCTCAAAGCCCAGTCTCATCCGCAGGGGCTGGTCACTTCTCAGATCCCGGAGCAGGACCCTGCAAACCACTGGCGTGACACTGgcagaactgatttttttttccatcttttaatgAGACCTtcaatttttagcttttaaagacttttttcttttgatgtggaccatgtttaaagtctttattgaatttgttacagtattgcttccattttatgttcTGGCTTTTTGGGATCCAGGCGTATGGAATCttactttcctgaccagggatcaaacccctcaccctctgcactgcaaggcaaagtcctaaccactggaccgccagggaaactatatatatgtgtgcgtgtgtatgtgtgtatatgtgtatatgtatatatatgtatatatttatctctactttattgagctataactgacatataacatcgTATTCGTTTTAGGTGTCCAGTGTCCTGTGCAGTGATtgccacagtaagtttagttaaccCTCATCACCACACACAGCTACATTTCCCCGGCCTTGCGATGAAAATCCCTATGCAGGCAGGTCTGAGTCCTCCGTGGTCTGAGCAGATCCATAGCCAGACACCGCGGGTCTGGAGGGGAGACGCTGTCACTTCAAGCAGGTGTGAACCCTCTGAGAGCCCGGTGAGGCTGTGATGTTGATGTCCTGTCTtaaggggcgggggtggggggcattggtgaaaacagaagaaaaatagtaCCAGTGCGATGACTGCTGGGCAaggcccagggcccagcctccGTGGGTGCCAGATGCCACCATAAGACGGCAGCTGCGAccctgggtgggagggtggggggaaacAGGTAAGTTTTGGGGAGGGCTGTGGGCATCCCCTGAGTCTCTCACCTCACCTTCTCACACCTCCTGGGCGGCAAtcttcccctcccgcctccctctgccAGGGGAACACTTCCCAGAAGCGGGCCCTCCTCCTGGTCACATGGAAAGCTTCCAGATCTGAGGGCTTATTGCATTCATCCAGCGACCCGGGCCCAATGGCTGGCCACCTCGGTCCGCGTCCTCCTCCATTCTGGGAacaccccccacccaccaccgTTTACCCAGCGTTGGCCCTGCACCAGTCGTGGGCGTCCGGCCCACCTGCTCTTGTCCTGGGGCCCCTGCCCGGCAGGGATCGGCCCTGCCCCGTCCGGATCTGAGGGCACGCGGGCCTGCACGAAGCCTCTCCGAGGCCACTCATAGGGGTCACCGCCTCTCTCCACCATCGCGGGGCCTGGGATGGAGCCAACAGGCTCTGGCGCTCAGCAGAGCTCCTGGAATCGCGGTTGAATGAGGAGGCTGCGCGGGTTCTGGGGAGCCGCGGTCCGGCCCGGGACCCCGCGGGAGTCTCCAGAGCCAGGGCGGGGCGGCGGGGTCCCCCGAGGTGGGGTTGGGTCCTGGGAAGGCGCGGGGACTGGGCGCCGCGGTGCCCAAGGCCGGGGTCCCGGTGCCCACGAGCGCGCGGACCCAGGGCCGAGGGCGCCCTCGAGCGAGGGGCGCGTCCTCTCCCCCCACGCACGACCCTTTGAGGCCGCGCTGGACCCCGCGTGACCGGAAGTGCCCCCCCGTGGGCACTGGCGGGGCGGAGCCCGGCGGCGGCACTTCCGGTGCCCACGCGCCGCCGCCGCGCAGCTCCGGGGCCGTCACTTTGTGTAGCGCGGGGCGCGCAGGCCCCGGTCCGGCCCCGGTGTCCGGCGGCGGCTCGGCGGCTGGCGCGCGCGGTGAGCGGGCGGCGCGGTGAGTGCGC
This genomic window contains:
- the LOC122702040 gene encoding translation initiation factor IF-2-like, with the translated sequence MLTQLWTPKLGNREYGSQGLSMWARVLGGEGQLEKAQQVMEIWFIAGPAKGGKDPDAMEMGSHPADSPARHPSILTQHLEQNAGSETEQVLKSGPARPPDTHLLASCSGKPDRGGHLPEVARVCPLPAYSALPTRTDPGGRSPPPPRRPGSPRRAPRSPRGVARQRPGAARPRPHARARPARTCRPRAPPAGPAAHSPRRPLTARASRRAAAGHRGRTGACAPRATQSDGPGAARRRRVGTGSAAAGLRPASAHGGALPVTRGPARPQRVVRGGRGRAPRSRAPSALGPRARGHRDPGLGHRGAQSPRLPRTQPHLGGPRRPALALETPAGSRAGPRLPRTRAASSFNRDSRSSAERQSLLAPSQAPRWWREAVTPMSGLGEASCRPACPQIRTGQGRSLPGRGPRTRADRTSTSQPHRALRGFTPA